A section of the Veillonellaceae bacterium genome encodes:
- a CDS encoding DUF2922 domain-containing protein: MTKTLEMVFRNNEGKETVISLADPRDDLTRAEVDVVMQDIIAKNIFLTKSGDLMQIVDARIRTRESVSLV, encoded by the coding sequence ATGACTAAGACATTAGAAATGGTTTTTCGCAACAACGAAGGTAAAGAAACCGTAATTAGTTTAGCTGATCCGCGGGATGATTTAACCAGAGCCGAGGTTGATGTTGTAATGCAGGATATTATCGCCAAAAACATTTTTTTAACAAAAAGCGGCGACTTGATGCAGATAGTTGATGCACGCATTCGCACCCGGGAATCAGTTTCGCTGGTCTAA
- a CDS encoding DUF1659 domain-containing protein produces the protein MAVNKLPQGTKLVIKVRTGVNEAGNPVFRQRSYSNIKTEAVDADMHAIGAGLASLQKHPVESIFRTDNGKLVEE, from the coding sequence ATGGCAGTGAATAAATTGCCGCAAGGCACCAAGCTAGTTATTAAAGTTCGCACCGGTGTTAATGAGGCCGGTAATCCGGTATTTCGTCAGCGTTCGTACAGCAATATCAAGACAGAGGCCGTCGACGCCGATATGCACGCAATTGGTGCAGGGCTGGCCAGTCTGCAGAAGCATCCTGTCGAAAGCATCTTCCGTACCGACAATGGTAAATTGGTTGAGGAGTAA